Sequence from the Kineosporia succinea genome:
GCGGACGGCGGCTCCGAAAGGTTTCTCAGTCGAACCGGTTCCAAGGGGACCCGGGCTGGTTGAAGGGGACCACCTTGTCGCGTAGAGCCCTTGCATGGGTCTCAGTGGTGTGTGCCGGTGCCGTGGTGCTGGCCGGTTGCGGTAGCAGTGACGGTGAGGCGGGGTCGTCGGTGTCGGTCTCCGCGGGCCTGATCGGGGTGGCGATGCCGACCACCGGGTCGGACCGCTGGATCGCCGACGGCGAGAACATGAAGAAGCAGTTCGAGCTGCTCGGGTACCAGACCGACGTGCAGTTCGCCGAGGACAAGGTCGACGACCAGATCGCGCAGATCCAGGCCATGGTCGACGGCGGCGCGAAGGCCGTCATCGTCGGTGCGGTGGACGGGTCGGCGCTGACCGGCGTGCTGGCCAAGGCGGCCGCGGCCGACGTCGAGGTGATCGCGTACGACCGGCTGATCCGTGACACCCCGGACATCGACTACTACGCCAGCTTCGACAACTTCCGGGTCGGCGTGCTGCAGGCCGACTACCTGGTGAAGACGCTGAAGCTGACCAAGGCGGGCGGGCCGTACAACCTCGAGCTGTTCGCGGGCGACGCCAAGGACAACAACGCCGGGTTCTTCTTCGACGGTGCGATGAGCGTGCTCCAGCCCTACATCTCCTCGGGCAAGCTCGAGATCCGCAGCGGGCAGACCGCGTTCGCCAAGGTGACGACCGAGGGCTGGAACGGCGAGGTCGCGGGCGAGCGGATGACGAGCCTGCTCAACAGCGACTACGCCGGCACGGACGTCGACGCGGTGCTCTCGCCCTACGACGGCATCTCGCGCGGCATCATCGCGTCCCTGCAGAAGAAGGGCTACGGCACCAGGAACAAGCCGCTGCCCGTCATCACCGGGCAGGACGCCGAGCTCGACTCGGTCAAGGCCATCGCCGACGGCACACAGGGTCAGACCGTGTACAAGGACAGCCGCGAGCTGGCCAAGGTCGCGGTGCAGATGACCGACTCGCTGCTGTCCGGCGGCACCCCCGAGGTCAACGACACGAAGCAGTACAACAACGGGGTCAAGGACGTGGCCTCGTTCCTGCTGCAGCCGGTGAGCGTGGACAAGGACAACTACGAGAGCGTTCTCGTCGACGGCGGGTACTACACCGCAGACCAGATCGGAAACTGAGCCAGCGATGAACACTGTGGTCTCCCGCTTCCTCGACCTGCCCACCTGGACCAAGCTGACCGCCCTGGTCGCCGCCAGCGTGATCGCCCTGCTCACCTGCCTCGGCCTGAGC
This genomic interval carries:
- the chvE gene encoding multiple monosaccharide ABC transporter substrate-binding protein encodes the protein MSVSAGLIGVAMPTTGSDRWIADGENMKKQFELLGYQTDVQFAEDKVDDQIAQIQAMVDGGAKAVIVGAVDGSALTGVLAKAAAADVEVIAYDRLIRDTPDIDYYASFDNFRVGVLQADYLVKTLKLTKAGGPYNLELFAGDAKDNNAGFFFDGAMSVLQPYISSGKLEIRSGQTAFAKVTTEGWNGEVAGERMTSLLNSDYAGTDVDAVLSPYDGISRGIIASLQKKGYGTRNKPLPVITGQDAELDSVKAIADGTQGQTVYKDSRELAKVAVQMTDSLLSGGTPEVNDTKQYNNGVKDVASFLLQPVSVDKDNYESVLVDGGYYTADQIGN